A stretch of Homo sapiens chromosome 12, GRCh38.p14 Primary Assembly DNA encodes these proteins:
- the PITPNM2 gene encoding membrane-associated phosphatidylinositol transfer protein 2 isoform X17, whose amino-acid sequence MCAYKLCKVEFRYWGMQSKIERFIHDTGLRRVMVRAHRQAWCWQDEWYGLSMENIRELEKEAQLMLSRKMAQFNEDGEEATELVKHEAVSDQTSGEPPEPSSSNGEPLVGRGLKKQWSTSSKSSRSSKRGASPSRHSISEWRMQSIARDSDESSDDEFFDAHEDLSDTEEMFPKDITKWSSNDLMDKIESPEPEDTQDGLYRQGAPEFRVASSVEQLNIIEDEVSQPLAAPPSKIHVLLLVLHGGTILDTGAGDPSSKKGDANTIANVFDTVMRVHYPSALGRLAIRLVPCPPVCSDAFALVSNLSPYSHDEGCLSSSQDHIPLAALPLLATSSPQYQEAVATVIQRANLAYGDFIKSQEGMTFNGQVCLIGDCVGGILAFDALCYSNQPVSESQSSSRRGSVVSMQDNDLLSPGILMNAAHCCGGGGGGGGGGGSSGGGGSSGGSSLESSRHLSRSNVDIPRSNGTEDPKRQLPRKRSDSSTYELDTIQQHQAFLSSLHASVLRTEPCSRHSSSSTMLDGTGALGRFDFEITDLFLFGCPLGLVLALRKTVIPALDVFQLRPACQQVYNLFHPADPSASRLEPLLERRFHALPPFSVPRYQRYPLGDGCSTLLVETVQRNPELVLEGGPLAPLPHGDGFLETSMPVPAPTWQDGPRPGCAECVYPPLLVVTSASLVDLVLRDTPQSMPSLATHSSWDLGADVLQTHNAAFQEHGAPSSPGTAPASRGFRRASEISIASQVSGMAESYTASSIAQKAPDALSHTPSVRRLSLLALPAPSPTTPGPHPPARKASPGLERAPGLPELDIGEVAAKWWGQKRIDYALYCPDALTAFPTVALPHLFHASYWESTDVVSFLLRQVMRHDNSSILELDGKEVSVFTPSKPREKWQRKRTHVKLRNVTANHRINDALANEDGPQVLTGRFMYGPLDMVTLTGEKVDVHIMTQPPSGEWLYLDTLVTNNSGRVSYTIPESHRLGVGVYPIKMVVRGDHTFADSYITVLPKGTEFVVFSIDGSFAASVSIMGSDPKVRAGAVDVVRHWQDLGYLIIYVTGRPDMQKQRVVAWLAQHNFPHGVVSFCDGLVHDPLRHKANFLKLLISELHLRVHAAYGSTKDVAVYSAISLSPMQIYIVGRPTKKLQQQCQFITDGYAAHLAQLKYSHRARPARNTATRMALRKGSFGLPGQGDFLRSRNHLLRTISAQPSGPSHRHERTQSQADGEQRGQRSMSVAAGCWGRAMTGRLEPGAAAGPK is encoded by the exons ATGTGCGCATACAAGCTCTGCAAGGTGGAGTTCCGCTACTGGGGCATGCAGTCCAAGATCGAGAGGTTCATCCACGACACCG GACTACGGAGGGTGATGGTGCGGGCTCACCGGCAGGCCTGGTGCTGGCAGGACGAGTGGTATGGGCTGAGCATGGAGAACATCCGGGAGCTGGAGAAGGAGGCACAGCTCATGCTTTCCCGTAAGATGGCCCAGTTCAATGAGGATGGTGAGGAGGCCACTGAGCTCGTCAAGCACGAAGCCGTCTCGGACCAGACCTCTGGGGAGCCCCCGGAGCCCAGCAGCAGCAATGGGGAGCCCCTAGTGGGGCGCGGCCTCAAGAAACAGTGGTCCACATCCTCCAAGTCGTCTCGGTCGTCCAAGCGGGGAG CGAGTCCTTCCCGCCACAGCATCTCAGAGTGGAGGATGCAGAGTATTGCCAGGGACTCGGATGAGAGCTCAGATGATGAGTTCTTCGATGCGCACG agGACCTGTCCGACACAGAGGAAATGTTCCCCAAGGACATCACCAAGTGGAGCTCCAATGACCTCATGGACAAGATCGAGAGCCCAGAGCCGGAAGACACACAAG ATGGTCTGTACCGCCAGGGTGCCCCTGAGTTCAGGGTGGCCTCCAGTGTGGAGCAGCTGAACATCATAGAG GACGAGGTTAGCCAGCCGCTGGCTGCACCGCCCTCCAAGATCCACGTGCTGCTACTGGTGCTGCACGGAGGCACCATCCTGGACACAGGCGCCGGGGACCCCAGCTCCAAGAAGGGCGATGCTAACACCATCGCCAACGTGTTCGACACCGTCATGCGCGTGCACTACCCCAGCGCCCTGGGCCGCCTTGCCATCCGCCTGGTGCCCTGCCCGCCCGTCTGCTCTGACGCCTTTGCCCTGGTCTCCAA cctcagcccctaCAGCCATGACGAAGGCTGTCTGTCCAGCAGTCAGGACCACATTCCCCTGGCTGCCCTCCCCCTGCTGGCCACCTCCTCCCCCCAGTACCAGGAGGCAGTTGCCACAGTGATTCAGCGAGCCAACCTTGCCTATGGGGACTTCATCAAGTCCCAGGAGGGCATGACCTTCAATGGGCAG GTCTGCCTGATTGGGGACTGCGTCGGGGGCATCCTGGCATTTGATGCCCTGTGCTACAGTAACCAGCCGGTGTCTGAGAGTCAGAGCAGCAGCCGCCGGGGCAGCGTGGTCAGCATGCAG GACAATGACCTGCTGTCCCCGGGCATCCTGATGAATGCAGCACACTGCTGCGGTGGTGGCGGTGGCGGCGGTGGcggtggtggcagcagtggtggtggtggcagtagtGGTGGCTCCAGCCTGGAGAGCAGTCGGCACCTGAGCCGAAGCAACGTCGACATCCCCCGCAGCAACGGCACTGAGGACCCCAAAAGGCAACTGCCCCGCAAGAGGAGCGACTCATCCACCTACGAGCTGGATACCATCCAGCAGCACCAGGCCTTCCTGTCcag CCTCCATGCCAGCGTGCTGAGGACTGAGCCCTGCTCACGCCATTCCAGCAGCTCCACCATGCTGGATGGCACAGGTGCCCTGGGCAGGTTTGACTTTGAGATCACCGACCTCTTCCTCTTCGGGTGCCCGCTGGGGCTGGTCCTGGCCTTGAGGAAGACTGTCATCCCAGCCCTGGATG ttttCCAGCTGCGGCCGGCCTGCCAGCAAGTCTACAACCTCTTCCACCCCGCGGACCCGTCAGCTTCACGCCTGGAGCCGCTGCTGGAACGGCGCTTTCACGCCCTGCCGCCTTTCAGCGTCCCCCGCTACCAACGCTACCCGCTGGGGGATGGCTGCTCCACGCTGCTGG TCGAGACCGTGCAGAGAAACCCTGAGCTGGTCCTGGAGGGCGGCCCCCTGGCCCCTCTCCCCCACGGGGACGGCTTCCTGGAAACCAGTATGCCTGTTCCCGCGCCCACCTGGCAAGACGGGCCCCGCCCGGGCTGTGCCGAGTGTGTGTACCCTCCCCTGCTCGTGGTGACGTCTGCTTCGTTGGTTGACCTGGTCCTCAGGGACACCCCCCAATCCATGCCCTCCTTGGCCACTCACAGTTCGTGGGACCTGGGTG CGGATGTGCTCCAGACCCACAATGCAGCCTTCCAAGAGCATGGCGCCCCCTCCTCGCCGGGCACTGCCCCTGCCAGTCGTGGCTTCCGCCGAGCCAGTGAGATCAGCATCGCCAGCCAGGTGTCAGGCATGGCTGAGAGCTACACGGCATCCAGCATCGCCCAGA AGGCCCCCGATGCGCTCAGCCATACCCCCAGCGTCAGGCGTCTGTCCCTGCTCGCCCTGcccgcccccagccccaccacccctggcccccACCCTCCAGCCAGGAAGGCAAGCCCTGGCCTGGAGAGGGCCCCTGGCCTCCCTGAGCTGGACATTGGAGAAG TCGCTGCAAAGTGGTGGGGCCAGAAGCGGATCGACTACGCCCTGTACTGCCCTGACGCCCTCACGGCCTTCCCCACGGTGGCTCTGCCTCACCTCTTCCACGCCAGCTACTGGGAGTCAACAGACGTGGTCTCCTTTCTGCTGAGACAG GTCATGAGGCATGACAACTCCAGCATCTTGGAGCTGGATGGCAAGGAAGTGTCGGTGTTCACCCCCTCAAAGCCAAGGGAGAAGTGGCAGCGCAAGCGGACCCACGTGAAGCTGCGG AACGTGACGGCCAACCACCGGATCAATGATGCCCTTGCCAATGAGGACGGCCCCCAGGTTCTGACGGGCAGGTTCATGTATGGGCCCCTGGACATGGTCACCCTGACTGGGGAGAAG GTGGATGTGCACATCATGACCCAGCCGCCCTCAGGCGAGTGGCTCTACCTGGATACGCTGGTGACCAACAACAGTGGGCGTGTCTCCTACACCATCCCTGAGTCGCACCGCCTGGGCGTGGGTGTCTACCCTATCAAGATGGTGGTCAG GGGAGACCACACGTTTGCCGACAGCTACATCACCGTGCTGCCCAAGGGCACAGAGTTCGTGGTCTTCAGCATCGACGGTTCCTTTGCCGCTAGCGTGTCCATCATGGGCAGCGACCCCAAGGTGCGGGCCGGGGCCGTGGACGTGGTGCG GCACTGGCAGGACCTGGGCTACCTCATCATCTACGTGACGGGCCGGCCCGACATGCAGAAGCAGCGGGTGGTGGCGTGGCTGGCCCAGCACAACTTCCCCCATGGCGTGGTGTCCTTCTGTGACGGCCTGGTGCATGACCCGCTGCGGCACAAGGCCAACTTCCTGAAGCTGCTCATCTCCGAG CTGCACCTGCGCGTGCACGCGGCCTATGGCTCCACCAAGGACGTGGCGGTGTACAGCGCCATTAGCCTGTCCCCCATGCAGATCTACATCGTGGGCCGGCCCACCAAGAAGCTGCAGCAGCAGTGCCAG TTCATCACGGATGGCTACGCGGCCCACCTGGCGCAGCTGAAGTACAGCCACCGGGCGCGGCCCGCTCGCAACACGGCCACCCGCATGGCGCTGCGCAAGGGCAGCTTCGGCCTGCCCGGCCAGGGCGACTTTCTGCGCTCCCGGAACCACCTGCTTCGCACCATCTCGGCCCAGCCCAGCGGGCCCAGCCACCGGCACGAGCGGACACAGAGCCAGGCGGATGGCGAGCAGCGGGGCCAGCGCAGCATGAGTGTGGCGGCCGGCTGCTGGGGCCGCGCCATGACTGGCCGCCTGGAGCCGGGGGCAGCCGCGGGCCCCAAGTAG
- the PITPNM2 gene encoding membrane-associated phosphatidylinositol transfer protein 2 isoform 6 (isoform 6 is encoded by transcript variant 6) produces MIIKEYRIPLPMTVEEYRIAQLYMIQKKSRNETYGEGSGVEILENRPYTDGPGGSGQYTHKVYHVGMHIPSWFRSILPKAALRVVEESWNAYPYTRTRFTCPFVEKFSIDIETFYKTDAGENPDVFNLSPVEKNQLTIDFIDIVKDPVPHNEYKTEEDPKLFQSTKTQRGPLSENWIEEYKKQVFPIMCAYKLCKVEFRYWGMQSKIERFIHDTGLRRVMVRAHRQAWCWQDEWYGLSMENIRELEKEAQLMLSRKMAQFNEDGEEATELVKHEAVSDQTSGEPPEPSSSNGEPLVGRGLKKQWSTSSKSSRSSKRGASPSRHSISEWRMQSIARDSDESSDDEFFDAHEDLSDTEEMFPKDITKWSSNDLMDKIESPEPEDTQDGLYRQGAPEFRVASSVEQLNIIEDEVSQPLAAPPSKIHVLLLVLHGGTILDTGAGDPSSKKGDANTIANVFDTVMRVHYPSALGRLAIRLVPCPPVCSDAFALVSNLSPYSHDEGCLSSSQDHIPLAALPLLATSSPQYQEAVATVIQRANLAYGDFIKSQEGMTFNGQVCLIGDCVGGILAFDALCYSNQPVSESQSSSRRGSVVSMQDNDLLSPGILMNAAHCCGGGGGGGGGGGSSGGGGSSGGSSLESSRHLSRSNVDIPRSNGTEDPKRQLPRKRSDSSTYELDTIQQHQAFLSSLHASVLRTEPCSRHSSSSTMLDGTGALGRFDFEITDLFLFGCPLGLVLALRKTVIPALDADVLQTHNAAFQEHGAPSSPGTAPASRGFRRASEISIASQVSGMAESYTASSIAQKAPDALSHTPSVRRLSLLALPAPSPTTPGPHPPARKASPGLERAPGLPELDIGEVAAKWWGQKRIDYALYCPDALTAFPTVALPHLFHASYWESTDVVSFLLRQVMRHDNSSILELDGKEVSVFTPSKPREKWQRKRTHVKLRNVTANHRINDALANEDGPQVLTGRFMYGPLDMVTLTGEKVDVHIMTQPPSGEWLYLDTLVTNNSGRVSYTIPESHRLGVGVYPIKMVVRGDHTFADSYITVLPKGTEFVVFSIDGSFAASVSIMGSDPKVRAGAVDVVRHWQDLGYLIIYVTGRPDMQKQRVVAWLAQHNFPHGVVSFCDGLVHDPLRHKANFLKLLISELHLRVHAAYGSTKDVAVYSAISLSPMQIYIVGRPTKKLQQQCQFITDGYAAHLAQLKYSHRARPARNTATRMALRKGSFGLPGQGDFLRSRNHLLRTISAQPSGPSHRHERTQSQADGEQRGQRSMSVAAGCWGRAMTGRLEPGAAAGPK; encoded by the exons AAGAAGAGCCGTAACGAGACATATGGCGAAGGCAGCGGCGTGGAGATCCTGGAGAACCGGCCGTACACAGATGGCCCAGGCGGCTCTGGGCAGTACACACACAAGGTGTATCATGTGGGCATGCACATTCCCAGCTGGTTCCGCTCCATCCTGCCCAAGGCAGCCCTGCGGGTGGTGGAGGAGTCTTGGAATGCCTACCCCTACACCCGAACCAG GTTCACCTGTCCTTTCGTGGAGAAATTCTCCATCGACATTGAAACCTTTTATAAAACTGATGCTGGAGAAAACCCCGACGTGTTCAACCTCTCTCCTGTGGAAAAGAACCAGCTGACAATCG ACTTCATCGACATTGTCAAAGACCCTGTGCCCCACAACGAGTATAAGACAGAAGAGGACCCCAAGCTGTTCCAGTCAACCAAGACCCAGCGGGGGCCCCTGTCCGAGAACTGGATCGAGGAGTACAAGAAGCAGGTCTTCCCCATCATGTGCGCATACAAGCTCTGCAAGGTGGAGTTCCGCTACTGGGGCATGCAGTCCAAGATCGAGAGGTTCATCCACGACACCG GACTACGGAGGGTGATGGTGCGGGCTCACCGGCAGGCCTGGTGCTGGCAGGACGAGTGGTATGGGCTGAGCATGGAGAACATCCGGGAGCTGGAGAAGGAGGCACAGCTCATGCTTTCCCGTAAGATGGCCCAGTTCAATGAGGATGGTGAGGAGGCCACTGAGCTCGTCAAGCACGAAGCCGTCTCGGACCAGACCTCTGGGGAGCCCCCGGAGCCCAGCAGCAGCAATGGGGAGCCCCTAGTGGGGCGCGGCCTCAAGAAACAGTGGTCCACATCCTCCAAGTCGTCTCGGTCGTCCAAGCGGGGAG CGAGTCCTTCCCGCCACAGCATCTCAGAGTGGAGGATGCAGAGTATTGCCAGGGACTCGGATGAGAGCTCAGATGATGAGTTCTTCGATGCGCACG agGACCTGTCCGACACAGAGGAAATGTTCCCCAAGGACATCACCAAGTGGAGCTCCAATGACCTCATGGACAAGATCGAGAGCCCAGAGCCGGAAGACACACAAG ATGGTCTGTACCGCCAGGGTGCCCCTGAGTTCAGGGTGGCCTCCAGTGTGGAGCAGCTGAACATCATAGAG GACGAGGTTAGCCAGCCGCTGGCTGCACCGCCCTCCAAGATCCACGTGCTGCTACTGGTGCTGCACGGAGGCACCATCCTGGACACAGGCGCCGGGGACCCCAGCTCCAAGAAGGGCGATGCTAACACCATCGCCAACGTGTTCGACACCGTCATGCGCGTGCACTACCCCAGCGCCCTGGGCCGCCTTGCCATCCGCCTGGTGCCCTGCCCGCCCGTCTGCTCTGACGCCTTTGCCCTGGTCTCCAA cctcagcccctaCAGCCATGACGAAGGCTGTCTGTCCAGCAGTCAGGACCACATTCCCCTGGCTGCCCTCCCCCTGCTGGCCACCTCCTCCCCCCAGTACCAGGAGGCAGTTGCCACAGTGATTCAGCGAGCCAACCTTGCCTATGGGGACTTCATCAAGTCCCAGGAGGGCATGACCTTCAATGGGCAG GTCTGCCTGATTGGGGACTGCGTCGGGGGCATCCTGGCATTTGATGCCCTGTGCTACAGTAACCAGCCGGTGTCTGAGAGTCAGAGCAGCAGCCGCCGGGGCAGCGTGGTCAGCATGCAG GACAATGACCTGCTGTCCCCGGGCATCCTGATGAATGCAGCACACTGCTGCGGTGGTGGCGGTGGCGGCGGTGGcggtggtggcagcagtggtggtggtggcagtagtGGTGGCTCCAGCCTGGAGAGCAGTCGGCACCTGAGCCGAAGCAACGTCGACATCCCCCGCAGCAACGGCACTGAGGACCCCAAAAGGCAACTGCCCCGCAAGAGGAGCGACTCATCCACCTACGAGCTGGATACCATCCAGCAGCACCAGGCCTTCCTGTCcag CCTCCATGCCAGCGTGCTGAGGACTGAGCCCTGCTCACGCCATTCCAGCAGCTCCACCATGCTGGATGGCACAGGTGCCCTGGGCAGGTTTGACTTTGAGATCACCGACCTCTTCCTCTTCGGGTGCCCGCTGGGGCTGGTCCTGGCCTTGAGGAAGACTGTCATCCCAGCCCTGGATG CGGATGTGCTCCAGACCCACAATGCAGCCTTCCAAGAGCATGGCGCCCCCTCCTCGCCGGGCACTGCCCCTGCCAGTCGTGGCTTCCGCCGAGCCAGTGAGATCAGCATCGCCAGCCAGGTGTCAGGCATGGCTGAGAGCTACACGGCATCCAGCATCGCCCAGA AGGCCCCCGATGCGCTCAGCCATACCCCCAGCGTCAGGCGTCTGTCCCTGCTCGCCCTGcccgcccccagccccaccacccctggcccccACCCTCCAGCCAGGAAGGCAAGCCCTGGCCTGGAGAGGGCCCCTGGCCTCCCTGAGCTGGACATTGGAGAAG TCGCTGCAAAGTGGTGGGGCCAGAAGCGGATCGACTACGCCCTGTACTGCCCTGACGCCCTCACGGCCTTCCCCACGGTGGCTCTGCCTCACCTCTTCCACGCCAGCTACTGGGAGTCAACAGACGTGGTCTCCTTTCTGCTGAGACAG GTCATGAGGCATGACAACTCCAGCATCTTGGAGCTGGATGGCAAGGAAGTGTCGGTGTTCACCCCCTCAAAGCCAAGGGAGAAGTGGCAGCGCAAGCGGACCCACGTGAAGCTGCGG AACGTGACGGCCAACCACCGGATCAATGATGCCCTTGCCAATGAGGACGGCCCCCAGGTTCTGACGGGCAGGTTCATGTATGGGCCCCTGGACATGGTCACCCTGACTGGGGAGAAG GTGGATGTGCACATCATGACCCAGCCGCCCTCAGGCGAGTGGCTCTACCTGGATACGCTGGTGACCAACAACAGTGGGCGTGTCTCCTACACCATCCCTGAGTCGCACCGCCTGGGCGTGGGTGTCTACCCTATCAAGATGGTGGTCAG GGGAGACCACACGTTTGCCGACAGCTACATCACCGTGCTGCCCAAGGGCACAGAGTTCGTGGTCTTCAGCATCGACGGTTCCTTTGCCGCTAGCGTGTCCATCATGGGCAGCGACCCCAAGGTGCGGGCCGGGGCCGTGGACGTGGTGCG GCACTGGCAGGACCTGGGCTACCTCATCATCTACGTGACGGGCCGGCCCGACATGCAGAAGCAGCGGGTGGTGGCGTGGCTGGCCCAGCACAACTTCCCCCATGGCGTGGTGTCCTTCTGTGACGGCCTGGTGCATGACCCGCTGCGGCACAAGGCCAACTTCCTGAAGCTGCTCATCTCCGAG CTGCACCTGCGCGTGCACGCGGCCTATGGCTCCACCAAGGACGTGGCGGTGTACAGCGCCATTAGCCTGTCCCCCATGCAGATCTACATCGTGGGCCGGCCCACCAAGAAGCTGCAGCAGCAGTGCCAG TTCATCACGGATGGCTACGCGGCCCACCTGGCGCAGCTGAAGTACAGCCACCGGGCGCGGCCCGCTCGCAACACGGCCACCCGCATGGCGCTGCGCAAGGGCAGCTTCGGCCTGCCCGGCCAGGGCGACTTTCTGCGCTCCCGGAACCACCTGCTTCGCACCATCTCGGCCCAGCCCAGCGGGCCCAGCCACCGGCACGAGCGGACACAGAGCCAGGCGGATGGCGAGCAGCGGGGCCAGCGCAGCATGAGTGTGGCGGCCGGCTGCTGGGGCCGCGCCATGACTGGCCGCCTGGAGCCGGGGGCAGCCGCGGGCCCCAAGTAG